Proteins encoded by one window of Streptomyces clavuligerus:
- a CDS encoding MinD/ParA family ATP-binding protein: MPSGQTRQPPPAYGTPARRPAPESRPVLDRGLAGIGQRARHGESAAVRAGRTLRQTVSSSTAREVAEATRTAETLQQPVTTGRQIAVTSIRGGSGKSTLAALLGLTYAHYRQDPVLFVEADPALGSLPLRLGAETLRWTTGDLAAIVEPQMSLLDITGYLVQLPDNAWLLPGSQGQIGAMLDLRSYERVMVALRRYFGVTVVDCETLPAEVARVALTASQARVLAAPATLEGVSSAYAVLQWLQGLPRHVIAGTVVTLTELSPHSGLDLDEAAELLRSTGAGVHLLPYDRHLAGGGALRTERLALPTRQAATRLAADVLQLSLKRH; the protein is encoded by the coding sequence ATGCCCTCCGGGCAGACCCGGCAGCCGCCCCCGGCGTACGGGACGCCCGCCCGGCGGCCCGCGCCGGAGTCGCGGCCCGTGCTCGACCGGGGGCTCGCCGGGATCGGGCAGCGCGCCCGGCACGGCGAGAGCGCGGCCGTCCGCGCGGGACGGACGCTGCGGCAGACGGTCTCGTCCTCGACCGCGCGGGAGGTCGCCGAGGCCACCCGTACCGCCGAAACGCTCCAGCAGCCCGTCACCACGGGCCGTCAGATAGCCGTCACCTCCATCCGCGGCGGCTCCGGCAAGAGCACCCTCGCCGCGCTGCTCGGGCTCACCTACGCGCACTACCGCCAGGACCCCGTCCTGTTCGTGGAGGCCGACCCGGCCCTCGGGTCCCTGCCGCTGCGCCTCGGCGCCGAGACGCTCCGCTGGACCACCGGCGACCTCGCCGCGATCGTCGAACCGCAGATGTCCCTGCTCGACATCACCGGCTATCTGGTCCAGCTCCCCGACAACGCCTGGCTGCTCCCCGGCAGCCAGGGCCAGATCGGCGCCATGCTCGACCTGCGCTCCTACGAACGCGTCATGGTGGCGCTGCGCCGCTACTTCGGTGTCACCGTCGTCGACTGCGAGACCCTGCCCGCCGAGGTCGCCCGGGTCGCCCTGACCGCCTCCCAGGCCAGGGTGCTCGCCGCCCCCGCCACCCTGGAGGGCGTCAGCAGCGCCTACGCCGTCCTCCAGTGGCTCCAGGGCCTGCCCCGGCATGTCATCGCGGGCACCGTCGTCACCCTCACCGAACTGTCCCCGCACAGCGGGCTCGATCTGGACGAGGCCGCCGAACTGCTCCGCTCCACCGGCGCCGGGGTGCACCTCCTGCCCTACGACCGGCATCTCGCGGGCGGCGGCGCCCTGCGCACCGAACGCCTGGCCCTGCCCACCCGGCAGGCCGCCACCCGGCTCGCGGCGGACGTCCTCCAGCTCTCCCTGAAACGCCACTAG
- a CDS encoding type VII secretion protein EccC, producing the protein MSTRLIHRPARTTRPPAAPTDRVIEAPPNLPEGTAGGIAMSLLPVAGVMSSVVMMTVVRNSQFAALGALILLVTVIGSLALVFSQRGKAQRTRRTQREAYLAYLEELREELSAEERERRERAGVLDPPPSALYDIVRDPARLWERRRGDEDFLRVRVGTGETPVRELRIADPGSTVLTPPDRFMLNEASALRDRFRTGTELPLTVPLDRVGDVSVIGPREDCLRLVRALLTQTAAAHAPDDVAVALAVPGERMADWEWAKWLPHLLDQERFDGPVAARRIAPSLPQLARALGAELRRRASYAAEVRRGLSGPGALGLTSRLLVIADGHGADAVELPLPDEAVGLREMGVTVLHLLERRVQEPGRVAVRITVDGDRTHIEDLRGDEPVGAHGTTDAAGTPFAEGLARMLAPLRLSAESLADAPLSGPVDFAELLGIDDVARLDLDRLWAPRAERAFLRVPIGVGDSREPVLLDLKESSELGMGPHGLCVGATGSGKSELLRTLVLALAATHPPQDLALVLVDYKGGATFAPFAGLPHVAGVITNLENQAGLVERVHASLAGEVKRRQQVLKDAGNVADIGDYAALRADRRPDLAPLPHLFVVIDEFGELLTAKPDFIDLFLSIGRIGRSIGVHLLLSSQRIEGGRLKGLDTYLSYRLGLRTFSADESRTVLDTADAFQLPPLPGFGYLKVDTSHYERFKAGYVSGGYRGPVRRSGSGSSGSLGDGGGDGESGPLALEYPAFNTLGGPERGPAEPAARRRETGPTEMGVMVEQLERAAVEPVRQIWLPPLPAALTLDAVAGPLEVGERGTQLARRRGPLQIPLGLLDDPTRQWQGQWFLDLTLAGGHAAVIGGPQSGKTTLLRTLVLALALTHTPREVGIYGLDLAGGGLQALGGLPHVGGVAGRADRERAARTVEEVRAMLALREELFRVHGIDSVEQLRARHAAGGLPELASADIVLVVDGFGALRDDFEELDDAVVDILRRGSGYGIHVVAAMFRWNDVRIATQSAFGTRVELRLNDPSESSVERRLAETLTPDEPGRVLTDGKLFAQAALPRTDGRPDPDGLGPFLEHTARTVRATWGGERAQPVRVLPQLVQAEELPGPAAEPHRVPIGLDQSALEPVLLDLFAHDQHLLIMGDSECGKTSLLRTLANGLVERYREEELVLAVMDPRRGLRGAVPEEFLGGYAYNTKLAAGLSAGIATELERRLPDESASLAALEPGSWGSGPRIVVLVDDYDVLTTAGQNPLAPFLPYLPSAVDIGLHFVVTRRVAGASRGVYEPLVQGLRESGATALVMAGDRSEGQLFPGVYAAHQPPGRGVLVRRGRPNRLIQTVYTAAR; encoded by the coding sequence ATGAGCACCCGACTGATACACCGCCCGGCCCGGACCACCCGGCCGCCGGCCGCGCCGACCGACCGCGTCATCGAGGCCCCGCCCAACCTGCCCGAGGGCACGGCGGGCGGCATCGCCATGTCCCTGCTGCCCGTGGCCGGGGTGATGTCCTCGGTCGTGATGATGACCGTCGTCCGCAACAGCCAGTTCGCCGCGCTCGGCGCGCTGATCCTGCTGGTCACCGTCATCGGCTCGCTCGCCCTCGTCTTCTCCCAGCGGGGGAAGGCCCAGCGCACCCGCCGCACCCAGCGCGAGGCGTACCTCGCCTATCTGGAGGAGCTGCGCGAGGAGCTGTCCGCGGAGGAACGCGAACGCCGCGAGCGCGCCGGGGTGCTCGACCCGCCCCCGTCCGCCCTCTACGACATCGTCCGCGACCCGGCCCGGCTGTGGGAGCGCCGCCGCGGCGACGAGGACTTCCTGCGGGTCCGGGTCGGCACCGGCGAGACGCCCGTACGGGAGCTGCGGATCGCCGACCCGGGCTCCACGGTGCTGACCCCGCCGGACCGCTTCATGCTCAACGAGGCGTCCGCGCTGCGGGACCGGTTCCGCACCGGCACCGAACTCCCGCTCACCGTCCCCCTGGACCGCGTCGGCGACGTCAGCGTCATCGGCCCCCGCGAGGACTGCCTGCGGCTCGTCCGCGCCCTGCTGACGCAGACCGCCGCCGCGCACGCCCCCGACGACGTCGCCGTCGCCCTCGCCGTCCCCGGCGAGCGGATGGCGGACTGGGAGTGGGCCAAGTGGCTGCCCCACCTCCTCGACCAGGAACGGTTCGACGGCCCCGTGGCCGCCCGCCGGATCGCCCCCTCCCTGCCGCAGCTCGCCCGCGCCCTCGGCGCGGAGCTGCGGCGCCGGGCCTCCTACGCGGCCGAGGTGCGGCGCGGACTCTCCGGCCCGGGCGCCCTCGGGCTGACCTCCCGGCTGCTGGTGATCGCCGACGGGCACGGCGCGGACGCCGTGGAGCTGCCGCTCCCCGACGAGGCCGTCGGGCTGCGCGAGATGGGCGTCACCGTGCTCCATCTGCTGGAGCGGCGGGTGCAGGAGCCCGGCCGGGTCGCGGTCCGGATCACCGTCGACGGCGACCGGACGCACATCGAGGATCTGCGGGGGGACGAGCCGGTCGGCGCCCACGGCACCACCGACGCCGCCGGGACCCCGTTCGCCGAGGGCCTGGCCCGGATGCTCGCCCCGCTGCGGCTGTCCGCCGAGTCCCTGGCCGACGCCCCGCTCTCCGGCCCCGTCGACTTCGCCGAACTCCTCGGCATCGACGACGTCGCCCGGCTCGACCTCGACCGGCTGTGGGCGCCCCGCGCGGAGCGCGCGTTCCTGCGGGTCCCGATCGGTGTCGGCGACTCCCGCGAACCCGTCCTGCTCGACCTCAAGGAATCCTCCGAGCTGGGCATGGGCCCGCACGGGCTCTGCGTGGGCGCCACCGGCTCCGGCAAGTCGGAGCTGCTGCGCACCCTCGTCCTCGCGCTGGCCGCGACCCATCCGCCCCAGGACCTGGCGCTGGTCCTCGTCGACTACAAGGGCGGCGCCACCTTCGCGCCGTTCGCGGGGCTGCCGCACGTCGCCGGGGTCATCACCAACCTGGAGAACCAGGCCGGTCTGGTGGAACGCGTCCACGCCTCCCTCGCCGGCGAGGTCAAACGCCGCCAGCAGGTCCTCAAGGACGCCGGGAACGTCGCCGACATCGGCGACTACGCGGCCCTGCGCGCCGACCGCCGCCCCGACCTCGCCCCGTTGCCCCATCTCTTCGTCGTCATCGACGAGTTCGGCGAACTGCTCACCGCCAAACCCGACTTCATCGACCTCTTCCTCTCCATCGGCCGGATCGGCCGCTCCATCGGCGTCCATCTCCTCCTCTCCAGCCAGCGGATCGAGGGCGGGCGGCTCAAGGGCCTGGACACCTATCTCTCGTACCGGCTGGGGCTGCGGACCTTCTCCGCCGACGAGTCCCGCACCGTGCTGGACACCGCCGACGCCTTCCAGCTCCCGCCGCTGCCCGGCTTCGGCTATCTGAAGGTGGACACCAGCCACTACGAGCGGTTCAAGGCGGGCTATGTCTCGGGCGGCTACCGGGGCCCGGTCCGGCGGTCCGGCTCCGGGTCCTCCGGGTCCCTCGGCGATGGCGGCGGCGACGGGGAGAGCGGCCCGCTGGCCCTGGAGTACCCGGCGTTCAACACCCTCGGCGGCCCGGAGCGGGGCCCGGCGGAACCGGCCGCCCGCCGCCGGGAGACCGGCCCCACCGAGATGGGCGTCATGGTGGAGCAGTTGGAGCGCGCCGCCGTCGAGCCGGTCCGGCAGATCTGGCTGCCGCCGCTGCCCGCGGCCCTCACCCTCGACGCCGTCGCGGGACCGCTGGAGGTGGGGGAGCGCGGCACCCAGCTCGCCCGCCGCCGCGGCCCGCTCCAGATCCCGCTGGGGCTGCTCGACGACCCCACCCGGCAGTGGCAGGGGCAGTGGTTCCTCGATCTCACCCTCGCGGGCGGGCACGCAGCCGTCATCGGCGGGCCCCAGTCCGGCAAGACCACCCTGCTGCGGACCCTTGTCCTCGCGCTGGCGCTCACGCACACCCCGCGGGAGGTCGGGATCTACGGGCTCGACCTCGCGGGCGGCGGCCTCCAGGCGCTCGGCGGACTGCCGCACGTCGGCGGGGTCGCGGGCCGCGCCGACCGGGAGCGGGCCGCCCGGACCGTCGAGGAGGTCCGCGCCATGCTGGCCCTGCGCGAGGAGCTGTTCCGGGTGCACGGCATCGACTCCGTCGAGCAACTGCGCGCCCGGCACGCCGCGGGCGGCCTCCCCGAGCTGGCCTCCGCCGACATCGTGCTGGTCGTCGACGGCTTCGGCGCGCTCCGCGACGACTTCGAAGAGCTGGACGACGCCGTGGTGGACATCCTCCGGCGCGGCAGCGGCTACGGCATCCATGTCGTCGCGGCCATGTTCCGCTGGAACGATGTCCGCATCGCCACCCAGTCCGCCTTCGGCACCCGGGTCGAGCTGCGGCTCAACGATCCCTCCGAGTCCAGTGTGGAGCGGCGGCTCGCCGAGACCCTGACCCCGGACGAACCGGGCCGGGTGCTGACGGACGGCAAGCTGTTCGCGCAGGCCGCCCTGCCCCGTACGGACGGCCGCCCCGACCCCGACGGCCTCGGCCCGTTCCTGGAGCACACCGCCCGGACGGTCCGCGCCACCTGGGGCGGGGAGCGGGCGCAGCCGGTCCGGGTGCTGCCGCAGCTCGTCCAGGCGGAGGAGCTGCCGGGTCCGGCGGCCGAGCCGCACCGGGTCCCGATCGGCCTGGACCAGTCGGCGCTGGAGCCGGTGCTGCTGGACCTGTTCGCCCACGACCAGCATCTGCTGATCATGGGCGACAGCGAGTGCGGCAAGACGAGCCTGCTGCGGACCCTCGCGAACGGGCTGGTCGAGCGGTACCGGGAGGAGGAACTCGTCCTCGCCGTGATGGACCCCCGGCGCGGGCTGCGCGGCGCGGTCCCCGAGGAGTTCCTCGGCGGCTACGCGTACAACACCAAGCTGGCCGCCGGGCTCTCCGCCGGGATCGCGACCGAGCTGGAACGGCGGCTCCCCGACGAGAGCGCCTCCCTGGCGGCGCTGGAGCCCGGGAGTTGGGGGAGCGGGCCGAGGATCGTCGTCCTCGTCGACGACTACGACGTCCTCACCACCGCCGGACAGAACCCGCTCGCGCCCTTCCTGCCGTATCTGCCGTCCGCCGTCGACATCGGGCTGCACTTCGTGGTGACCCGGCGGGTCGCGGGGGCGTCGCGCGGGGTGTACGAGCCGCTGGTGCAGGGGTTGCGCGAGTCGGGCGCCACGGCGCTGGTGATGGCGGGGGACCGGAGCGAGGGGCAGCTCTTCCCGGGGGTGTACGCCGCGCACCAGCCGCCGGGGCGCGGGGTGCTGGTACGCCGGGGACGGCCGAACCGGCTGATCCAGACCGTGTACACGGCGGCCCGATGA